Proteins from a genomic interval of Haliaeetus albicilla chromosome 13, bHalAlb1.1, whole genome shotgun sequence:
- the LOC104320094 gene encoding hexokinase-2 isoform X2: protein MTSEHAADGMDGKAFTQIDKYLYHMRLSEETLQEVSQRFGKEMEKGLGADTNPTASVKMLPTFVRSTPDGTEDGDFLALDLGGTNFRVLRVKVSDNGLQKVEMENQIYAIPEELMRGSGVQLFDHIAECLANFMDKLKIKDKKLPLGFTFSFPCHQTKLDESILVTWTKGFKCSSVEGKDVVSMLRKSIKKRGDFDIDIVAVVNDTVGTMMTCGYDDHNCEVGLIVGTGTNACYMEEMRHIDLVEGDEGRMCINMEWGAFGDDGVLNDIRTEFDREIDMGSLNPGKQLFEKMISGMYMGELVRLILVKMAKEGLLFGGRLTPDLLTTGHFETRYVSAIEKEKEGLQKAHEILTKLGLEPSHEDCVATHRICQIVSTRSANLCGATLAAVLRRIKENKGVDRLRSTVGVDGSVYKKHPHFARRLHKTVRKLLPDCEIRFVRSEDGSGKGAAMVTAVAYRLAAQHKARQRILEALKLSHEQLLEVKQRMRIEMEKGLGKETHAEAAVKMLPTYVCSTPDGTEKGDFLALDLGGTNFRVLLVRVRNGMRRGVEMHNKIYSIPVEIMQGTGEELFDHIVHCISDFLEYMGMKGVSLPLGFTFSFPCQQNNLDEGILLKWTKGFKATGCEGEDVVNLLKEAIHRREEFDLDVVAVVNDTVGTMMTCGYEDPYCEVGLIVGTGSNACYMEEMRNVELVEGEEGRMCVNMEWGAFGDNGCLDDIRTEFDVAVDELSLNPGKQRFEKMISGMYLGEIVRNILMDFTKRGLLFRGRISERLKTRGIFETKFLSQIESDCLALLQVRSILQHLGLETTCDDSIIVKEVCTVVARRAAQLCGAGMAAVVDKIRENRGLDFLKVTVGVDGTLYKLHPHFSTVMHETVKQLSPKCEVTFLQSEDGSGKGAALITAVACRIREAGQR, encoded by the exons ATCGACAAGTACCTGTACCACATGCGGCTCTCCGAGGAGACCCTCCAGGAGGTATCCCAGCGTTTTGGGAAGGAGATGGAGAAAGGGCTGGGAGCAGACACCAACCCCACCGCCTCGGTGAAGATGCTGCCCACCTTCGTGAGATCCACCCCGGATGGGACAG AGGATGGGGACTTCTTGGCACTGGACCTCGGTGGCACCAATTTCCGTGTGCTGAGAGTGAAGGTGTCCGACAACGGCCTGCAGAAGGTTGAAATGGAAAATCAGATCTACGCCATCCCTGAGGAACTCATGCGAGGCAGCGGGGTGCAG CTCTTTGACCACATTGCTGAGTGCTTGGCCAACTTCATGGACAAGCTGAAAATCAAAGACAAGAAACTCCCCCTTGGgttcaccttctccttcccgTGTCACCAGACCAAGCTGGATGAG AGCATCCTCGTTACTTGGACGAAGGGATTCAAATGCAGCAGCGTGGAGGGGAAAGACGTGGTGTCGATGCTGCGCAAGTCCATCAAGAAAAGAGGG GACTTTGACATTGACATTGTGGCTGTGGTGAACGACACCGTTGGGACCATGATGACCTGTGGCTATGATGATCATAACTGTGAAGTTGGCCTCATTGTTG GTACCGGTACCAACGCCTGTTACATGGAGGAGATGAGGCACATTGACCTGGTGGAAGGGGACGAAGGTCGGATGTGCATCAACATGGAGTGGGGGGCCTTCGGTGACGACGGTGTGCTCAACGACATCCGGACAGAGTTCGACCGCGAGATAGACATGGGCTCGCTCAACCCTGGCAAACAATT GTTTGAGAAGATGATCAGTGGGATGTACATGGGAGAGCTGGTCAGACTCATCCTGGTGAAGATGGCCAAGGAAGGGCTCTTGTTTGGAGGAAGGCTCACACCAGATCTGCTCACTACTGGCCACTTTGAGACCAGATATGTCTCTGCTATTGAGAA GGAGAAAGAAGGACTGCAGAAAGCCCACGAGATCCTCACCAAGCTGGGCCTGGAGCCATCTCATGAAGACTGTGTGGCCACCCACCGCATCTGCCAGATCGTCTCTACCCGCTCGGCCAACCTGTGCGGGGCCACCCTGGCAGCTGTGCTGCGACGCATCAAGGAGAACAAGGGGGTGGACCGGCTGCGGTCCACGGTTGGTGTGGATGGCTCTGTCTACAAGAAGCATCCTCA CTTTGCCCGGCGCCTCCATAAGACAGTTCGGAAGCTGCTACCAGACTGTGAGATCCGTTTTGTGCGGTCAGAAGATGGAAGTGGCAAAGGGGCAGCCATGGTGACAGCGGTGGCCTACAGACTGGCCGCCCAGCACAAAGCACGGCAGAGGATTTTGGAGGCGCTCAAGCTGAGCCATGAGCAGCTCCTGGAGGTGAAGCAAAGGATGAGGATAGAGATGGAGAAGGGGCTGGGCAAGGAGACGCACGCAGAGGCAGCGGTGAAAATGCTTCCCACCTACGTGTGCTCAACTCCAGATGGGACAG AAAAAGGAGATTTCCTCGCCCTGGACCTGGGAGGTACCAATTTCCGTGTGCTGCTGGTGCGCGTCAGGAACGGGATGAGGCGTGGTGTTGAGATGCACAACAAGATCTACTCCATCCCAGTGGAGATCATGCAGGGGACGGGAGAGGAG CTCTTCGACCACATCGTCCACTGCATCTCCGACTTCCTGGAATACATGGGAATGAAGGGCGTATCGCTCCCGCTTGGATTCACATTCTCCTTCCCTTGCCAGCAGAACAACCTGGATGAG GGGATTCTCCTGAAGTGGACAAAAGGTTTCAAGGCAACTGGCTGTGAAGGGGAAGATGTGGTGAACCTGCTGAAGGAGGCAATTCACAGGAGAGAG GAATTCGACCTGGACGTGGTCGCGGTGGTAAATGACACAGTTGGCACCATGATGACCTGTGGGTACGAAGACCCGTATTGCGAAGTTGGGCTGATAGTTG GCACAGGCAGCAATGCCTGTTACATGGAGGAGATGAGGAACGTGGAGCTggtggaaggggaggagggcaggatgTGTGTCAACATGGAATGGGGGGCGTTTGGTGACAACGGGTGCTTGGATGACATACGGACGGAGTTTGACGTGGCGGTGGATGAGCTGTCTCTCAACCCTGGGAAGCAAAG GTTTGAGAAGATGATCAGCGGGATGTACCTGGGGGAGATCGTCCGAAACATCCTGATGGATTTCACCAAGCGAGGGCTGCTCTTCCGGGGACGGATCTCAGAGAGGCTGAAGACCAGAGGGATCTTTGAGACCAAGTTCCTGTCCCAGATAGAAAG TGACTGCCTGGCCCTGCTCCAAGTCCGCTCCATCCTCCAGCACCTCGGCCTGGAGACCACATGCGACGACAGCATCATCGTGAAGGAGGTGTGCACAGTGGTGGCCCGGCGGGCAGCTCAGCTCTGCGGGGCTGGCATGGCAGCCGTGGTGGACAAGATCCGGGAGAACCGCGGGCTGGACTTCCTCAAGGTCACGGTCGGTGTGGATGGGACCCTCTACAAGCTGCACCCTCA CTTCTCCACCGTCATGCACGAAACAGTGAAGCAGTTGTCTCCAAAGTGTGAAGTGACCTTCCTCCAGTCGGAAGACGGCAGCGGCAAGGGCGCAGCGCTCATCACGGCGGTGGCCTGCCGGATCCGGGAGGCTGGCCAGCGATAG
- the LOC104320094 gene encoding hexokinase-2 isoform X1 → MSHIVAGEYRGARCSGADSAPLRTAPLRTPPRKMIASHLLAYFFTELNHDQAQKIDKYLYHMRLSEETLQEVSQRFGKEMEKGLGADTNPTASVKMLPTFVRSTPDGTEDGDFLALDLGGTNFRVLRVKVSDNGLQKVEMENQIYAIPEELMRGSGVQLFDHIAECLANFMDKLKIKDKKLPLGFTFSFPCHQTKLDESILVTWTKGFKCSSVEGKDVVSMLRKSIKKRGDFDIDIVAVVNDTVGTMMTCGYDDHNCEVGLIVGTGTNACYMEEMRHIDLVEGDEGRMCINMEWGAFGDDGVLNDIRTEFDREIDMGSLNPGKQLFEKMISGMYMGELVRLILVKMAKEGLLFGGRLTPDLLTTGHFETRYVSAIEKEKEGLQKAHEILTKLGLEPSHEDCVATHRICQIVSTRSANLCGATLAAVLRRIKENKGVDRLRSTVGVDGSVYKKHPHFARRLHKTVRKLLPDCEIRFVRSEDGSGKGAAMVTAVAYRLAAQHKARQRILEALKLSHEQLLEVKQRMRIEMEKGLGKETHAEAAVKMLPTYVCSTPDGTEKGDFLALDLGGTNFRVLLVRVRNGMRRGVEMHNKIYSIPVEIMQGTGEELFDHIVHCISDFLEYMGMKGVSLPLGFTFSFPCQQNNLDEGILLKWTKGFKATGCEGEDVVNLLKEAIHRREEFDLDVVAVVNDTVGTMMTCGYEDPYCEVGLIVGTGSNACYMEEMRNVELVEGEEGRMCVNMEWGAFGDNGCLDDIRTEFDVAVDELSLNPGKQRFEKMISGMYLGEIVRNILMDFTKRGLLFRGRISERLKTRGIFETKFLSQIESDCLALLQVRSILQHLGLETTCDDSIIVKEVCTVVARRAAQLCGAGMAAVVDKIRENRGLDFLKVTVGVDGTLYKLHPHFSTVMHETVKQLSPKCEVTFLQSEDGSGKGAALITAVACRIREAGQR, encoded by the exons ATCGACAAGTACCTGTACCACATGCGGCTCTCCGAGGAGACCCTCCAGGAGGTATCCCAGCGTTTTGGGAAGGAGATGGAGAAAGGGCTGGGAGCAGACACCAACCCCACCGCCTCGGTGAAGATGCTGCCCACCTTCGTGAGATCCACCCCGGATGGGACAG AGGATGGGGACTTCTTGGCACTGGACCTCGGTGGCACCAATTTCCGTGTGCTGAGAGTGAAGGTGTCCGACAACGGCCTGCAGAAGGTTGAAATGGAAAATCAGATCTACGCCATCCCTGAGGAACTCATGCGAGGCAGCGGGGTGCAG CTCTTTGACCACATTGCTGAGTGCTTGGCCAACTTCATGGACAAGCTGAAAATCAAAGACAAGAAACTCCCCCTTGGgttcaccttctccttcccgTGTCACCAGACCAAGCTGGATGAG AGCATCCTCGTTACTTGGACGAAGGGATTCAAATGCAGCAGCGTGGAGGGGAAAGACGTGGTGTCGATGCTGCGCAAGTCCATCAAGAAAAGAGGG GACTTTGACATTGACATTGTGGCTGTGGTGAACGACACCGTTGGGACCATGATGACCTGTGGCTATGATGATCATAACTGTGAAGTTGGCCTCATTGTTG GTACCGGTACCAACGCCTGTTACATGGAGGAGATGAGGCACATTGACCTGGTGGAAGGGGACGAAGGTCGGATGTGCATCAACATGGAGTGGGGGGCCTTCGGTGACGACGGTGTGCTCAACGACATCCGGACAGAGTTCGACCGCGAGATAGACATGGGCTCGCTCAACCCTGGCAAACAATT GTTTGAGAAGATGATCAGTGGGATGTACATGGGAGAGCTGGTCAGACTCATCCTGGTGAAGATGGCCAAGGAAGGGCTCTTGTTTGGAGGAAGGCTCACACCAGATCTGCTCACTACTGGCCACTTTGAGACCAGATATGTCTCTGCTATTGAGAA GGAGAAAGAAGGACTGCAGAAAGCCCACGAGATCCTCACCAAGCTGGGCCTGGAGCCATCTCATGAAGACTGTGTGGCCACCCACCGCATCTGCCAGATCGTCTCTACCCGCTCGGCCAACCTGTGCGGGGCCACCCTGGCAGCTGTGCTGCGACGCATCAAGGAGAACAAGGGGGTGGACCGGCTGCGGTCCACGGTTGGTGTGGATGGCTCTGTCTACAAGAAGCATCCTCA CTTTGCCCGGCGCCTCCATAAGACAGTTCGGAAGCTGCTACCAGACTGTGAGATCCGTTTTGTGCGGTCAGAAGATGGAAGTGGCAAAGGGGCAGCCATGGTGACAGCGGTGGCCTACAGACTGGCCGCCCAGCACAAAGCACGGCAGAGGATTTTGGAGGCGCTCAAGCTGAGCCATGAGCAGCTCCTGGAGGTGAAGCAAAGGATGAGGATAGAGATGGAGAAGGGGCTGGGCAAGGAGACGCACGCAGAGGCAGCGGTGAAAATGCTTCCCACCTACGTGTGCTCAACTCCAGATGGGACAG AAAAAGGAGATTTCCTCGCCCTGGACCTGGGAGGTACCAATTTCCGTGTGCTGCTGGTGCGCGTCAGGAACGGGATGAGGCGTGGTGTTGAGATGCACAACAAGATCTACTCCATCCCAGTGGAGATCATGCAGGGGACGGGAGAGGAG CTCTTCGACCACATCGTCCACTGCATCTCCGACTTCCTGGAATACATGGGAATGAAGGGCGTATCGCTCCCGCTTGGATTCACATTCTCCTTCCCTTGCCAGCAGAACAACCTGGATGAG GGGATTCTCCTGAAGTGGACAAAAGGTTTCAAGGCAACTGGCTGTGAAGGGGAAGATGTGGTGAACCTGCTGAAGGAGGCAATTCACAGGAGAGAG GAATTCGACCTGGACGTGGTCGCGGTGGTAAATGACACAGTTGGCACCATGATGACCTGTGGGTACGAAGACCCGTATTGCGAAGTTGGGCTGATAGTTG GCACAGGCAGCAATGCCTGTTACATGGAGGAGATGAGGAACGTGGAGCTggtggaaggggaggagggcaggatgTGTGTCAACATGGAATGGGGGGCGTTTGGTGACAACGGGTGCTTGGATGACATACGGACGGAGTTTGACGTGGCGGTGGATGAGCTGTCTCTCAACCCTGGGAAGCAAAG GTTTGAGAAGATGATCAGCGGGATGTACCTGGGGGAGATCGTCCGAAACATCCTGATGGATTTCACCAAGCGAGGGCTGCTCTTCCGGGGACGGATCTCAGAGAGGCTGAAGACCAGAGGGATCTTTGAGACCAAGTTCCTGTCCCAGATAGAAAG TGACTGCCTGGCCCTGCTCCAAGTCCGCTCCATCCTCCAGCACCTCGGCCTGGAGACCACATGCGACGACAGCATCATCGTGAAGGAGGTGTGCACAGTGGTGGCCCGGCGGGCAGCTCAGCTCTGCGGGGCTGGCATGGCAGCCGTGGTGGACAAGATCCGGGAGAACCGCGGGCTGGACTTCCTCAAGGTCACGGTCGGTGTGGATGGGACCCTCTACAAGCTGCACCCTCA CTTCTCCACCGTCATGCACGAAACAGTGAAGCAGTTGTCTCCAAAGTGTGAAGTGACCTTCCTCCAGTCGGAAGACGGCAGCGGCAAGGGCGCAGCGCTCATCACGGCGGTGGCCTGCCGGATCCGGGAGGCTGGCCAGCGATAG